A stretch of Ipomoea triloba cultivar NCNSP0323 chromosome 11, ASM357664v1 DNA encodes these proteins:
- the LOC115996832 gene encoding vacuolar cation/proton exchanger 2-like → MGSGEESFDLESDEVPLSSSHGTSKMETLHYEAPHNHIASPRAFLSTRLLRKMRQISLLRSIYIVLIRAKINVLLPFGPLAILLHHVTGKHAWVFFFSLMGIIPLAERLGYATEQLSFYTGATVGGLLNATFGNATEMIISIYALKNDMIRVVKQSLLGSILSNMLLVLGCAFFCGGIIHHKKVQVFNKASAIVNSGLLLMAVMGLLFPAVLHFTRTEVHFGKSELALSRFSSCIMLVAYASYLFFQLKSERSPYSSIDEEGENNAEDSNEEEAPEITHWEAIGWLAMLTIWISVLSGYLVDAIEGASVSLNMPVAFISVILLPIVGNAAEHASAIMFAMKDKLDISLGVAIGSSTQISMFVIPFCVVVGWIMGKSMDLNFQLFETATLFITVLVVAFMLQEGTSNYFKGLMLILCYLIVAASFFVHNDQSTDKL, encoded by the exons ATGGGATCTGGAGAAGAAAGTTTTGATCTTGAATCTGATGAGGTCCCCCTTAGTTCATCTCATGGAACAAGTAAAATGGAGACTTTGCATTATGAAGCACCTCATAATCATATTGCATCACCTAGAGCTTTTCTCTCTACAAGATTATTGAGAAAGATGCGGCAGATCAGTCTTCTCAGAAGTATTTACATTGTTTTAATCAGAGCAAAGATCAATGTGTTGCTTCCCTTTGGCCCCCTAGCAATATTGCTGCACCATGTTACTGGGAAACAT GCATGGGTCTTTTTCTTCAGCTTAATGGGAATTATACCACTAGCTGAGCGCCTAGGATATGCTACTGA GCAGCTGTCATTTTATACAGGGGCAACAG TTGGTGGCCTTCTAAATGCTACTTTTGGCAATGCAACTGAAATGATAATTTCAATATATGCATTGAAGAATGATATGATAAGGGTTGTTAAACAATCATTGCTGGGTTCCATTTTATCGAATATGCTATTAGTTCTTGGATGTGCCTTCTTCTGTGGTGGGATTATTCACCACAAAAAAGTCCAGGTTTTCAACAAG GCAAGTGCTATTGTCAATTCAGGGTTATTGTTGATGGCAGTGATGGGCTTATTGTTTCCTGCAGTGCTTCACTTCACTCGTACAGAGGTCCACTTCGGGAAGTCAGAGCTAGCCCTTTCCAGATTTAGCAGTTGCATAATGCTAGTTGCATATGCTAGCTATCTATTCTTTCAGCTCAAGAGTGAGAGAAGTCCATACAGTTCAATCGATGAG GAAGGAGAAAATAATGCAGAAGATTCTAATGAAGAAGAAGCCCCTGAGATCACACACTGGGAAGCTATTGGTTGGCTTGCTATGTTGACTATATGGATTTCTGTATTATCTGGTTATCTTGTTGATGCCATTGAG GGAGCTTCTGTCTCGCTGAATATGCCTGTGGCTTTTATAAGTGTCATCTTGCTTCCAATTGTGGGTAATGCTGCAGAGCATGCTAGTGCAATCATGTTTGCAATGAAAGACAAGCTT GATATCTCACTTGGAGTTGCAATTGGATCGTCCACTCAGATATCAATGTTTGTG ATTCCATTTTGTGTAGTTGTTGGATGGATCATGGGAAAGTCTATGGATTTGAACTTCCAACTTTTTGAGACTGCGACACTTTTTATCACAGTTCTAGTGGTGGCATTTATGCTGCAG GAAGGGACATCAAACTACTTTAAAGGGCTCATGCTTATACTATGCTATCTCATTGTTGCTGCAAGCTTCTTTGTACATAATGATCAATCAACTG ATAAACTCTAA
- the LOC115997025 gene encoding mitogen-activated protein kinase kinase 4-like: protein MDLGSLELKQFPNEASLSAVTKQILSGLNYLHNRNIVHLDIKPANLLLNSQGRVKIADFGTSQILDYKSVETCKLSSATEEYMSPERIQDLLLPKAHAYAGDIWSLGLTIWELYVGEYPLGERLRGNLRAVNKAISEWESRSPVMLMPDTTSPELRNFIGGCLEIDPEKRLTVRDLLGHPFISRCPLI, encoded by the coding sequence ATGGACCTCGGTTCCCTCGAACTGAAACAATTCCCGAATGAAGCCTCTCTCTCTGCCGTGACCAAACAGATTCTTTCGGGTCTTAACTACCTACATAATCGTAACATTGTTCATCTTGATATCAAGCCTGCCAATCTCCTACTTAACTCTCAAGGCCGGGTGAAGATAGCGGATTTCGGGACTTCCCAAATCCTGGACTACAAATCTGTGGAAACATGCAAACTCTCCTCCGCAACGGAGGAATACATGAGCCCTGAGAGGATCCAGGACCTCCTACTGCCCAAGGCCCATGCTTATGCCGGGGATATATGGAGCCTCGGGTTAACCATCTGGGAGTTATATGTGGGTGAGTATCCATTAGGTGAGCGCTTAAGAGGAAACTTGCGCGCTGTCAACAAAGCCATTTCCGAGTGGGAGTCCAGGTCTCCAGTGATGCTGATGCCGGACACCACTTCGCCCGAGTTAAGAAATTTCATTGGCGGTTGCTTGGAGATAGATCCTGAGAAACGGTTGACCGTTAGGGATCTGTTGGGCCACCCCTTCATTTCGCGGTGTCCTCTGATCTGA
- the LOC115996903 gene encoding 15-cis-phytoene desaturase, chloroplastic/chromoplastic translates to MSHIGHVSAVSLPSSSRVGCRVGSAEVNALSFGSSYSMGSKLRIPTSNGVMPKLGRGYRPLKVVCMDYPRPELENTVNYIEAAYLSSSFRSAPRPSKPLEVVIAGAGLAGLSTAKYLADAGHKPILLEARDVLGGKVAAWKDDDGDWYETGLHIFFGAYPNMQNLFGELGINDRLQWKEHSMIFAMPNKPGEFSRFDFPEVLPSPFNGVWAILRNNEMLTWPEKVKFAIGLLPAMLGGQAYVEAQDGISVKDWMRKQGIPDRVTDEVFIAMSKALNFINPDELSMQCILIALNRFLQEKHGSKMAFLDGNPPERLCLPIVEHIKSRGGKVQLNSRINKIELNEDGSVKSFLLSNGTVIQGDAFVFATPVDILKLILPEDWKEIPYFKKLEKLVGVPVINVHIWFDRKLKNTYDHLLFSRSSLLSVYADMSVTCKEYYNPNQSMLELVFAPAEEWVSKSDSEIIEATMKELAKLFPDEISADQSKAKILKYHVVKTPRSVYKTVPGCEPCRPLQKSPIEGFYLAGDYTKQKYLASMEGAVLSGKLCAQAILKDYESLLARQQKMLAEASVNIS, encoded by the exons ATGTCCCACATTGGACATGTTTCTGCTGTTAGCTTGCCGTCTTCCTCTAGAGTTGGTTGTCGTGTTGGTTCAGCAGAAGTAAATGCGCTATCATTTGGATCGAGCTACTCAATGGGCTCTAAATTGAGGATTCCtactagcaatggtgttatgCCCAAATTAGGGAGGGGGTACCGCCCTTTGAAG GTCGTTTGCATGGACTATCCGAGGCCAGAACTTGAGAATACTGTTAACTATATCGAAGCTGCTTACCTGTCCTCTTCGTTTCGTTCTGCTCCACGTCCAAGTAAACCATTGGAAGTTGTTATTGCTGGTGCCG GTTTGGCTGGGTTGTCTACTGCAAAATATTTAGCAGATGCGGGCCACAAACCAATACTGCTGGAGGCACGAGATGTGCTGGGAGGAAAG GTAGCTGCATGGAAAGATGATGACGGGGACTGGTATGAGACTGGCTTACACATATTCT TCGGGGCATACCCGAATATGCAGAACCTGTTTGGAGAACTAGGCATCAACGATCGCTTGCAGTGGAAGGAACATTCTATGATATTTGCAATGCCAAACAAACCAGGAGAGTTCAGTCGATTTGATTTCCCTGAAGTTTTACCATCTCCATTTAACG GGGTGTGGGCCATCCTAAGGAATAATGAGATGCTTACGTGGCCGGAGAAAGTGAAGTTTGCTATTGGTCTGTTGCCAGCAATGCTTGGTGGACAGGCTTATGTTGAAGCTCAAGATGGGATATCTGTTAAGGACTGGATGCGAAAGCAG GGCATACCAGATAGGGTGACTGATGAGGTGTTCATTGCCATGTCAAAGGCTCTGAATTTCATTAATCCGGATGAACTTTCGATGCAGTGCATATTGATTGCTTTGAACAGATTTCTTCAG GAGAAACATGGTTCAAAAATGGCCTTTTTAGATGGAAATCCGCCAGAAAGGCTTTGCTTGCCGATTGTTGAACATATCAAGTCACGAGGCGGTAAAGTCCAACTTAACTCACGTATAAACAAAATTGAGCTGAATGAAGATGGAAGTGTCAAGAGTTTTCTTCTAAGTAATGGAACTGTTATTCAAGGAGATGCTTTTGTGTTCGCTACGCCTG TTGATATCCTGAAGCTAATTTTGCCCGAGGACTGGAAAGAGATCCCGTATTTCAAAAAGCTGGAGAAATTAGTTGGAGTTCCAGTAATAAATGTTCATATATG GTTTGACAGAAAACTGAAGAACACATACGATCATCTTCTCTTTAGCAG AAGCTCACTTCTGAGTGTGTATGCTGACATGTCGGTAACGTGCAAG GAATATTACAACCCCAATCAGTCTATGTTGGAGTTGGTGTTCGCGCCTGCAGAAGAATGGGTGTCAAAAAGCGACTCAGAAATTATTGAAGCTACGATGAAGGAACTAGCCAAATTGTTTCCCGACGAAATTTCAGCTGACCAGAGCAAAGCAAAAATACTAAAGTACCATGTTGTCAAAACTCCAAG GTCTGTGTACAAAACCGTGCCAGGATGTGAGCCGTGTCGCCCCTTGCAAAAATCCCCCATAGAGGGATTCTATTTAGCAGGCGACTACACAAAACAGAAGTACTTGGCTTCAATGGAAGGCGCTGTTCTATCCGGGAAGCTTTGTGCACAGGCGATTTTAAAG GATTACGAGTCACTCCTTGCTCGACAGCAGAAAATGCTGGCCGAGGCAAGCGTAAACATCAGTTGA